From a single Ignavibacteriota bacterium genomic region:
- a CDS encoding exo-alpha-sialidase yields the protein MRCLLAGVFAAALLSLPAPAQTDTSSAVILTEFVADTMPTPQCHASSVVDLDGVPAVAWFGGSYEGCADVGIWFSRREVDGWSAPVRIADGKMPGDTVFACWNPVLHVARDGSLVVFYKVGPNPREWWGMMKGSRDGGRSWSPPERLPEGFVGPVRNHPLRTAGGGLLCPSSTELTGWQVWMEHMDAGGKEWSRVGPLNDTASIGAIQPALVRMGDTILAVGRTKQGRMFRTVSRDEGESWSPMALCEFLCSNSGVDAIRLHDGRLLLVYNHARNALNSWSVGRDTITVALSADGVHWEAGCLLEVEKGAEFSYPSVMQSADGLVHVTYTWKRGKIRHIVLDPARLRGRPFRGVEWE from the coding sequence ATGAGATGTCTGCTCGCCGGCGTGTTCGCCGCCGCACTGCTTTCGCTCCCGGCCCCGGCGCAAACGGACACGTCATCCGCGGTCATATTGACGGAGTTCGTTGCGGACACCATGCCGACACCTCAATGCCATGCTTCGTCGGTCGTTGACCTGGACGGTGTACCGGCGGTGGCGTGGTTCGGAGGTTCGTACGAAGGGTGTGCGGATGTCGGGATCTGGTTCTCACGGCGCGAAGTGGACGGATGGTCCGCGCCGGTGAGGATCGCCGACGGGAAGATGCCCGGGGACACGGTGTTTGCGTGCTGGAACCCCGTTCTGCATGTTGCAAGGGACGGTTCCCTGGTGGTGTTCTATAAGGTTGGCCCCAATCCCCGCGAGTGGTGGGGGATGATGAAGGGATCACGCGACGGGGGACGATCGTGGTCGCCCCCGGAGCGGTTGCCCGAAGGGTTTGTCGGTCCTGTGCGGAACCATCCGTTGCGGACCGCCGGGGGTGGCCTCCTTTGCCCGTCGAGCACGGAATTGACGGGCTGGCAGGTGTGGATGGAACACATGGATGCGGGAGGGAAGGAGTGGTCGCGGGTCGGGCCATTGAATGACACGGCCTCCATCGGAGCGATCCAACCTGCGCTGGTGCGGATGGGCGATACGATCCTTGCCGTCGGGCGTACGAAGCAGGGAAGGATGTTCCGCACCGTGTCGCGCGATGAAGGCGAGTCGTGGTCGCCCATGGCGCTGTGTGAGTTCCTGTGTTCGAATTCGGGTGTGGATGCGATCCGCTTGCACGATGGGCGCCTCTTGCTGGTCTACAATCATGCGCGGAACGCGTTGAACAGTTGGAGTGTCGGGCGCGACACGATCACCGTCGCGTTGTCTGCCGATGGGGTGCATTGGGAGGCCGGCTGTCTGCTGGAGGTGGAGAAGGGCGCGGAGTTTTCCTACCCATCGGTGATGCAGTCGGCGGATGGTTTGGTGCATGTGACGTACACCTGGAAGAGGGGGAAGATACGGCACATCGTCCTGGATCCCGCCAGGTTACGCGGAAGGCCATTTCGCGGTGTCGAGTGGGAGTAG
- a CDS encoding glycoside hydrolase family 3 C-terminal domain-containing protein, whose product MMFRALIAAALLVTLAPAHAGAQARPPYKDPARSVEERVNDLLGRMTIEEKFWQLFMIPGDLSDGKQRYKNGIFGLNIRDQQRKVADTEQMLEYHDSGVAANTAAKINEIQKFFLEETRLGIPIIAFDEALHGLVRNDATAFPQAIGLAATWDTTLVGKIGAAIAREARSRGIRDLLCPVINLARDARWGRVEETFGEDPFLMSEVTAAYVRNIEDLGVVVTPKHLIANVGDGGRDSYPIDFNERTLEEVYYPPFLAAVKRGRTTSFMTSYNSLDGLPCTANPALLKDKVKKEWGFDGFIISDASAVGGLLDLHHIVSTRQGSAKAAIEGGLDVIFQTAYEHHEPLLDAFKKGMVDTAAVNDAVRRVLRAKFRLGLFEHPYVETAGATFWSGHADHRSLALQSARESIVLLKNAGALLPLNGRYRSIAVIGSDAVEARLGGYSGAGIGVVSILDGIRKRAAGAANVLYAPGCGRLDTTYVTVPSTALTTPDGKPGLKAEYFNSIDLSGAPVLTRVDREVDFGWTLFSADPKVNFDWFSVRWTGTLTSPLSGAVRFGFEGDDGYRLYMNDSLVIDRWQKRGFATTTVPVHMTKGQKYRLRLEFHEGVGNVRVRMVWDAGVASKEQAIKDAIDAAGASDIAIVVAGVEEGEFRDRSSLALPGRQEELIRRIAATGKPVVVVIVGGSAVTMEHWLDRVGAVVDVWYPGEKGGTAVAEVLFGDYNPAGRLPITFPDVVGQAPLYYNHKPTGRGDDYMDHTGKPLFPFGYGLSYTNFSYSGLRITPEVMKADKRVVVNCTVKNTGSVTGDEVVQLYIRDVEASVARPVMELRGFRRITLKPGEWKDVRFELGFDELSMLDAHMKRIVEPGDIKIMIGASSADIRLRGFVKVTAK is encoded by the coding sequence ATGATGTTCCGAGCCCTCATCGCAGCAGCTCTTCTTGTCACTCTTGCGCCCGCTCATGCCGGCGCACAGGCACGACCTCCCTATAAAGACCCCGCCCGGTCCGTGGAAGAACGGGTGAACGATCTTCTCGGACGGATGACCATCGAAGAGAAGTTCTGGCAGCTCTTCATGATCCCGGGAGATCTTTCCGACGGCAAACAGCGATACAAAAATGGGATCTTCGGCCTGAACATCCGCGACCAGCAGCGGAAGGTGGCGGACACCGAGCAGATGTTGGAGTACCACGATTCGGGTGTGGCTGCGAACACCGCGGCCAAGATCAATGAGATCCAGAAGTTCTTTCTTGAAGAGACCCGCCTCGGTATCCCGATCATCGCCTTTGATGAGGCGCTGCATGGCCTCGTACGCAACGATGCCACGGCGTTCCCCCAGGCCATCGGCCTTGCCGCAACATGGGATACGACACTGGTCGGGAAGATCGGCGCAGCGATCGCGCGGGAAGCCCGCTCACGCGGCATCCGCGATCTGCTCTGCCCGGTGATCAACCTTGCGCGGGACGCCCGTTGGGGGCGTGTCGAGGAGACCTTCGGCGAGGATCCGTTCCTGATGTCGGAGGTGACCGCTGCCTATGTACGGAACATCGAGGACCTCGGTGTGGTGGTGACGCCGAAACATCTGATCGCCAATGTAGGCGACGGCGGGCGCGACAGCTATCCGATCGACTTCAACGAGCGGACTCTGGAAGAGGTGTACTACCCGCCGTTCCTCGCCGCGGTGAAGCGCGGCCGGACGACCTCATTCATGACATCATACAATTCGCTTGATGGCCTCCCGTGTACTGCGAATCCGGCCCTCCTCAAGGATAAAGTGAAGAAGGAATGGGGCTTCGACGGGTTCATCATTTCGGATGCGAGCGCGGTGGGAGGGCTCCTCGACCTGCATCACATCGTGTCGACGCGCCAGGGGTCCGCAAAGGCCGCGATCGAGGGTGGGCTGGATGTGATCTTCCAGACCGCCTACGAACACCATGAACCTCTTCTCGATGCCTTCAAGAAAGGAATGGTGGATACGGCCGCGGTGAACGATGCCGTTCGCCGTGTGCTGCGCGCGAAGTTCCGGCTCGGGTTGTTCGAGCATCCCTATGTGGAAACAGCGGGGGCAACGTTCTGGAGCGGCCATGCCGATCACCGGAGCCTCGCACTCCAGTCCGCGCGCGAATCCATCGTGCTGCTGAAGAATGCGGGAGCGCTTCTGCCTCTGAACGGCCGCTACCGGAGCATCGCTGTCATCGGGTCCGATGCCGTGGAGGCCCGCCTGGGCGGGTATAGCGGCGCAGGCATCGGCGTTGTCTCCATTCTCGACGGCATCCGGAAACGCGCCGCCGGGGCGGCGAATGTCCTCTATGCGCCCGGATGCGGACGCCTCGATACCACGTATGTCACCGTCCCTTCCACGGCTCTCACAACCCCGGACGGTAAGCCGGGACTGAAGGCCGAGTATTTCAACTCGATCGATCTGTCTGGCGCGCCGGTGCTTACCCGGGTTGACCGCGAGGTCGATTTTGGCTGGACGCTCTTCTCCGCGGACCCCAAAGTGAATTTTGACTGGTTTTCTGTGCGGTGGACCGGCACACTGACCTCACCCCTGTCGGGTGCGGTGCGCTTCGGCTTTGAAGGGGATGATGGATACCGGCTGTACATGAACGATTCTCTGGTCATCGACCGCTGGCAGAAACGGGGATTTGCGACGACCACTGTGCCGGTGCACATGACAAAGGGCCAGAAGTACCGGTTGCGCCTTGAATTCCATGAAGGCGTTGGGAATGTCCGCGTGCGCATGGTCTGGGATGCCGGCGTTGCAAGCAAGGAGCAGGCGATCAAGGACGCCATTGATGCAGCCGGTGCGTCCGATATCGCCATCGTTGTTGCCGGGGTGGAAGAGGGAGAGTTCCGTGACCGTTCGAGCCTTGCGCTGCCGGGGAGGCAGGAAGAACTCATCCGCCGCATCGCCGCGACCGGCAAGCCCGTCGTGGTCGTGATCGTTGGAGGGAGCGCGGTAACGATGGAGCATTGGCTCGACCGCGTGGGCGCAGTGGTTGATGTCTGGTATCCCGGTGAAAAGGGCGGCACGGCGGTCGCGGAGGTGCTCTTCGGAGACTACAACCCCGCGGGCCGTTTGCCGATCACGTTCCCCGATGTGGTCGGGCAGGCACCGCTCTACTACAATCACAAGCCGACCGGGCGCGGCGATGATTACATGGACCACACGGGCAAGCCGCTCTTCCCGTTCGGCTATGGCCTGAGCTATACGAACTTCTCGTACAGCGGCCTGCGGATCACGCCGGAAGTCATGAAGGCGGACAAGCGCGTCGTCGTGAACTGTACGGTCAAGAACACCGGGAGTGTCACCGGCGACGAGGTGGTGCAGTTGTACATCCGCGATGTGGAGGCGAGCGTCGCCCGCCCGGTGATGGAACTGCGCGGCTTCCGCCGCATCACGCTGAAACCCGGCGAATGGAAGGATGTGCGGTTCGAACTCGGTTTCGATGAACTCAGCATGCTCGATGCGCATATGAAGCGCATCGTGGAGCCGGGTGACATCAAGATCATGATCGGCGCTTCCTCCGCGGACATCCGCCTGCGCGGATTCGTGAAGGTGACAGCGAAATGA
- the def gene encoding peptide deformylase, protein MNLFSILQFPDETLRKRCRAVTDLDASVVEFTARLTMMIQENRGCVGIAAPQVGDLRRIIVVDVTGHKKATDKHGLLVMINPQVTGAQGSVVTREGCLSVPDFTGNVERKSILGVRYLTPDGTEAELETSGFEAVVLQHEIDHLDGVLFLDRIANVKRDLFKRKTY, encoded by the coding sequence ATGAATCTCTTTTCCATTCTCCAATTCCCCGACGAAACCCTGCGCAAACGTTGCCGTGCAGTCACGGACCTCGATGCATCGGTCGTGGAATTTACGGCGCGGCTCACGATGATGATCCAGGAGAACCGGGGCTGCGTCGGTATCGCTGCCCCGCAGGTGGGCGACCTCCGGCGCATCATTGTCGTGGATGTGACCGGGCACAAGAAGGCGACGGACAAGCACGGCCTCCTCGTGATGATCAACCCGCAGGTCACCGGCGCACAGGGGTCGGTGGTGACGCGCGAAGGATGCCTGAGCGTGCCGGATTTCACCGGCAACGTTGAACGCAAGTCCATCCTGGGGGTGCGGTACCTGACACCCGACGGTACGGAAGCCGAGTTGGAGACATCCGGATTCGAAGCGGTGGTTCTGCAGCACGAGATCGACCATCTGGACGGGGTGTTGTTCCTGGACCGGATCGCGAATGTGAAGCGGGACCTGTTCAAACGCAAGACCTACTGA